TGAAGCTCATTGTAGCTTGAGATCATGAGAGATGGAACTTATCTCGCGACCTCGAGCAGCAGATCGTTTTCCGTCTCGTTCTTCAACAGCGCGGCGAGCTGAGCGGTGGGAATAGGCCAACATGAAAAGATCGATGATGTGAGTGAAGATTGGAAGCTGGGTCGGAATCCAGGTGCTATGTGTGTGCTGTCCTGGGTGTGGAAGATGCaagagcgagaagagagGCGCGTGAATAGAGGAGGTAAATAAAGGCCCTAGCCTGTGTTCATCAAGAGCCTATACCTTAGTATTCCCCCCCCCTTTTGAAGCAAATCGCGAAATAAAATGCCTTGCTTCAGCTTTCAACTCATTCACAGTATAACGTTTCTGAAGTTTCACCTCAACCGTACGTCATCACAGCCACCTATTCGTATCAATCCGTGGCTGGGACATGGCCCCAGAAGGAAGATCGCGGATTGGCATCTGACTAATCAGGTCGAGGACTTATAAACCATGCACCAAGAGCACCAGGAAGATGCCTCGTTCTACTCGACGTCTGGTACAAATAGCAAAAAGTCCAGTATCCGGCGGACTCACTTCACGATCCTCGTTTCACTTAAGCCTGAGCACCAACCATGGCATCGCGAGCTAGCCCTTCACCTCCGAGTTCACACAGGAAGCTGATCACTAGAGCGAATCGGCGGCGAAGGTGGATTCCTTCCATGGAGGCCAGAACTCGTGGCTTAAAATCTCGCGAGGACCTGATGACTGTAGTCTTGGCGGTAGTGGACCTAATCCCCCGAATTCATCGTCGAAGCCGTCGGGATCTGAGAGCATGCAAGAGATGCAGCCTCATTTCGCCAGAGAGTCCCGAAATATATTATGGGCTTGCTCACAGCATTATTCCTAGGCTTATATATGTTGCTAATGTTATTGTAATTCGATCTTAAGTACATATACAATAAATGTTCCTACTCTAGCCTCAATGATGTTATACTATAGAATAACAACATCTACTGGATGCTTACCATCCGAACTGCTCAAACTGAAATGAAATTCCAGCCCCGTTTGGAACCATTCGAGACGTTGCTGACTGCCTTACGGCTTGCAATAAACCAGCTGGTCCACATCCCAAAACCAAGACTCGTGAATTCGCAGACATTCCCTCCAGAATCTGGGCGACAATCTCGTCAATGTTAGGACGTCCGTGGTGAGCTGGAATCCCAAGAATAAGGTCTTGTTGAAACGCATCGGACTGACCGGGTGAATCAGCCATTTCCACACGATCTTCCGAAACTGCCCGCTTGGAAGTCGAGGCTGCCTGGTCACTGGCGACCTTTTCACTGAGCTCCGTTCTGCCGGTAATGTTGATAGAGATGTTGAATCCTTGAGCACGAGCAATGCTTTCAAGGTAGGGAGAGAACCACTCTAAAAGATCTAGAAGCAGTTATTGGTTAGTCGGTTGTACCATTTGAGGAAGTAGTGAGATATACCCCGATTTCTTATGACCCAAACCACAGTGATGTCCCTGTGGACAGCGGCGTCAAGATCTCGTAGAAGTTGAAGTGCCATGCCAAATCCAAAGGTACCGCCACTACCGCCAGCGAAGATCACGATCTTATCGTATGCAGTAGGATCTGGCATATGTCCATAAGGCCCATGAACCGATGCTTTCAGTGCAACACCCGGGTTTTTGACGGCGCATTCGTGCAAGGCGCGGGTAAAGCCATCATGTGCATCAATCACAAATTCAAGTGGTTGCGTGCTCACAATGGTAAAGGGATGAGTCTCAAAGTATCGAACCCCAGGAACCCAAAGATATGCGTGCTGCCCAGACCTCGCACCTGAAGGGCTCTTTTTCATAATGACCCTTGTACCGCCACTGGGGAGGGGCTGTAGTGTTgcggtgttgttgatgccgTGATAGAGTAGACTAGTCGCTCGTACCAGGCGATCAAGGATCCATAGTCCCGCGGCTATAAAAATGACGATCATGACCTTTTGGGTAATATCTGGATGATGCAGGCATATGAAAACCACCAATGCAATGAATAAAATAACATGTAGAACATAAAATAGTTCGTAGCGTCTGTGTTGGAACATCAAGGCAACAGCCACCGTAGAAAACATAGTGAAGGCGGCAAGAATGCCGAAGTACTGTTTTGTCTCATAAAGCCTAGATGGTTGCTGATCCTGGTAGAAGGCTGAAATCATAGCAGCATGGGTGACGACGAGAGCGGAGGTCATTAACCCCGACGCTCTGTGAAGTGAGTTCAAACGGTCATAGGTCCATCCTGTAAGAAATCCAAGCGGCGTGTTTTTAAGACTGAGGAATACCGTCAAGCAAAGATTCGCAACGGCCAACCTGATAATAGTTAACAAGATCTAGAAAGACGAGGGCGCCTTCATACCATCCAGCTCGAGCTGCGAGGACGTAATCTAAGGCCAGGATGCTATCATCGACTTTTACGAAGAAGAAACCGAAGTTCAGGCTAAAGtagataaaataaagaaaaacatGACCGAGTGAAGGTGCTATGGGGACTCTCCTCGATAAGAGTGATTTTATACTAAACGGATTAGAACAGACTAGTAACCTTTGAAGCAATTCTTACCTTGCTGAGTAGCTGAAAGGGCCCTGGGCCAGGCCAGTCTTTCGCCACAAGTACGTCGAAGTATGAAAAGTAATAAAGACAGCAATCAAGCCTGAAAGAGCTGCCGCATATAGTTTCATAGCATCGCGGTCATTTTGGGCTCGAGCAGCCAATATCGGCACCCAATTTATCTGGGGGGGCGCGGACATGATGAAGGAAAAGGAAGGATCCCGATTTGGAAGAACTGATAATTATTTCCCTTCTCAATATGAGAGTGAAAGGCGGTTGTGTTCAAAGACTGACTGGGGGTTCTGAAAACCCTCAAGGGCTTGGGTATATATCTGTAGGTGGGATACTATGCTCTGCATGTTGACATTTGCACCAGGAGGCGTTAACTTATAATAAGCGTTTCAGTGACATCACATGCCGGATTGTAATATTCGACTGGAAAGAACTGCCGACATGACTCGGCAATCTTGGTGACGAAAAGGAGGGGTTCTTAATCTCAAAATCGTAGGACTTGCTTGTCATAATGCATAAGCTTTCGGTTAGATTTCATGATACAGTCTAAATGGTCTTGTCCCTGAACGGTGTATACCGCGCGGCTATTTGGTAATAAGGCGTGGCGCCAGTTACAGGGAGCCATTCATTAGCGCATAAATAAAGCACATAGTCATATCTCGTACCGAAAACGAGATATTCGCGTGGCGTTGCGCCAGAACGACGCTTAATGTAGAGCAGCTACTGAATAATATGACATCTCCTTGCTCTACCGTGAGATTCAATGATAAGTTATTGGTGTTCTACAATTGCAAGATTTGCGTAGCCaactaggtttatattacATGTAACTGATGATGCAAATTGAAGGCTTGGTGTCTGTTGATATTGACACAGGTACTCGAAAATACGGAGTGGGCAACATAATCTGACATCCTGTAATAGTGATAGTAGTGAGAGAGCCGAAATTGACCAAGCGGGATAAGAATCTTTTCTGTATCTGTCACCCTGGCTGAATATTGCCAGCGGCGCTAAGCCCCGCGTTGGAGTCCCTGGAAGCGAGAAACCACTTCATCTAACTAATTCCTCGGCTTCTCCCATAAGGCGGGGGAGGCTGCGGGGTCCAAGCTCAGTGGTTTTAGCCCCAGATAAGATATAACCGAGGTCTGCTCCCTTTGTAAAGCATTTATCTACGGCCAGGGACTATCTAGGTTTCATTCAGAGGCGATTTAACTTAAATCGGCTAAGAAAATAAGTCGTAGGGTCAGCTGATTGATGTTTCATCGGTTTGGCTCATCGGATCGCTGATTGGTGCTTACGGTTAACTTCTGCCGACCTGGAGCAAGGGGTCACGCAAAGATAGTGTAAGTTACTGGTAGAAAGGTAAACTGAACGATATTTATTATTCCATTACTTCTTACCACAAAACGTGCACAGATGAGTTCAGCAGTAATGGAGAACATGGGTACACATCTTCCCAAGAAGCACACCAAAGCCAACGAAGTTATTCCCTGTCAGAACTATCTTCAGGCTTGCTGGGAAGGCCTATGAACATGCCTTGGCTCACTCACCGCGCGTTAGACAGCACAAGCGCCAAAGATGGCAAGGTCTAGCCTCATTAAAGTCCCTGGTCGCCTCCTTGTTGGCTGAAAGTTTCTCTACAGGGACAATAAGGCCGCTGACTTCTACTTGGATTGGTTGGGTAAGGTCTCGACTAGGGTTTGTTAATACAGAGATAAAATAGTTTGACATGGCGTTATACGACTTACTGGGACAAGTGATCCCATGAACTTTAATTCCAACGGTTCTTCATCCTATCACTATGGTTGAAACTAGAACCGGGAGCTCGGGATCAGCGATGATGGGGGATACTGGCTTAGATCTGTTTTATCTCGGGTAGCATTTCTTGATACAATACAAACATAGCCTACCAATGCTTTACACAACTTGCCGAGACAAGTAATCCCTCTATTGATAGAGCTTACATAACTGAAAAGGTAACCCCCTGAACTTTAATCTTCCAACTGAGCTAACTGAAGTCAAAACATCATTATAAGGCTTGTCATATCTAAGAGGGAATAGTTTGCAGGAACCATCGCAGATAACGAGTCACAATTCTATCGACGTCTCCATGAGGGCTTATCAACTCTAGTAGACTCCAGTTCATGCAGAAAGCTGTGGTACGGAAGTTAAATGTGAGACAAATGTGTCAATGCGGGATTCGGATACCGAACTAGATATATAGTGATTGTCATACGTAGACCGGTTAAAGAGCTTATCGTTACCAGCTCCAGCAAACGTATTTAATTGTCAAATACACTATTGTGCAGAACCCAACATCGAGCGTCTAAGAATGCCGCTTCGAGACACTGATCACCTTTCTGGCTATGGTCGCCATGTTGCTGCAGTCTCCGACCCAAACCGTGATGTCTCTAGAAGCACCAAACCCTCTGAGTCTTCACATCATTCACCTACTCATGCTTATCAAACCTGCGACATCTGGAGGAAGGTTCAGAGTATTAAGTACTGCGGTTTCATTCTTCTACATGGATCCGACCTTGATGTCGCTTCGGTCATTGCAGTTGCCAAGTAAGTGACTACTAGTGTTACAGAACATTAACCTAACAACGCTACTAGGTATAACTGCAATGCTTACATCGCAAAGAGAGACGATATTGAGACAATATTGCAGACGTTATGAATAAAAGTGTTGTATTGCTCAAAGAGTATCTCACCAAGGGCTACTTTGTATACGGTGGATCACCAACTCTCAGTGTCTCAATGCTGTAGCCTGAATGGATGTTAGGTGTCAATACCGGCTTCGGCGGAAGCGCTGATACTCGTACAAAAGACCTTCCAGCTCTGCAGTCGGCACTGCTGCAACTCACCCAGGCAGGGATCTTGACTGACGAAGATTCGAATGGCAATGGACTCAACATTATGCCTGTCACTTGTGTTCGAGCTGCCATGTTAATTCGCTGCAACACACTCCTTCGGGGGCACTCTGGCGTGTGTCTGGAACTTGTTCAAGCCCTGCTTCTCCTACTTAGAAAGGGTATGACACCTATTGTTCCTCTACGCGGCTCAATCTCTGCATCTGGCGATTTGATTCCCCTATCATATCTCGCCGGTATGCTCGAGGGCAACCCCGACATTCGCGTCCGCACATCGACCTCCTTCGTTCTATCTGCTGACAAGGCACTTGAGCTCGCTGGATCGGAACCAATTACTCTTGGTCCCAAGGAAGATCTCGGGCTGGTCAATGGTACGGCCCCTTCGGCTGCCTTGGGGTGCCTGGCAGTACACGAGGCAAACAAGATCTTGTTACTAGCTCAAGGCCTTGTAGCCATGTCATGCGAGGCCTTACTCGGCAAGGCTGAGAACTATCATCCCTTCATTTCTTCTGTTTGCCCTCACCCTGGGCAAGTGGAATGTTCTGCAACTATACTGCATTTCCCGAAGGGATCTTCACTTGTTCAAAGCCTCAAAGAGGAGGACAAGTTCAAGCCCGGTCTTGCGCAGGACAGATATGCCTTATGAGGCGCTCCA
Above is a window of Fusarium oxysporum Fo47 chromosome XII, complete sequence DNA encoding:
- a CDS encoding ferric reductase NAD binding domain-containing protein, whose protein sequence is MSAPPQINWVPILAARAQNDRDAMKLYAAALSGLIAVFITFHTSTYLWRKTGLAQGPFSYSASLNFGFFFVKVDDSILALDYVLAARAGWLAVANLCLTVFLSLKNTPLGFLTGWTYDRLNSLHRASGLMTSALVVTHAAMISAFYQDQQPSRLYETKQYFGILAAFTMFSTVAVALMFQHRRYELFYVLHVILFIALVVFICLHHPDITQKVMIVIFIAAGLWILDRLVRATSLLYHGINNTATLQPLPSGGTRVIMKKSPSGARSGQHAYLWVPGVRYFETHPFTIVSTQPLEFVIDAHDGFTRALHECAVKNPGVALKASVHGPYGHMPDPTAYDKIVIFAGGSGGTFGFGMALQLLRDLDAAVHRDITVVWVIRNRDLLEWFSPYLESIARAQGFNISINITGRTELSEKVASDQAASTSKRAVSEDRVEMADSPGQSDAFQQDLILGIPAHHGRPNIDEIVAQILEGMSANSRVLVLGCGPAGLLQAVRQSATSRMVPNGAGISFQFEQFGW